DNA from Brucella melitensis bv. 1 str. 16M:
CTGACATCGAAAATCGCAAGGCAGGCAGGCGATCTGCGCGACCAACCGGTGATCGAGGTCGGCCCCGGCCCCGGCGGCCTCACGCGCGCACTTCTCGCGCAGGGCGCATATGTCACCGCCATAGAACGGGATGATCGCTGTCTTGAAGCCCTGGCAGAAATTGCGGCGCATTACCCCGGCAGGCTCAGGATCATTGCCGGCGATGCGCTGGAACAGGATTTCACCGCACTTTTCCCGGAAGGGCCGAAGCCGCGCATCGTTGCCAACCTGCCTTATAATGTCGGCACGCAATTGCTGCTGAACTGGCTGCTGGTCGAGCCATGGCCGCCATTTTATTCATCCATGACGCTCATGTTCCAGCGCGAAGTCGCCGAACGCATCGTGGCAAAGCTGGATAGCGACCATTATGGCCGGCTGGGTGTGCTTGCCGGATGGCGCACACAGGCCAAAATCGCCTTTGATGTGCCGCCGCAGGCTTTCACTC
Protein-coding regions in this window:
- the rsmA gene encoding 16S rRNA (adenine(1518)-N(6)/adenine(1519)-N(6))-dimethyltransferase RsmA; this encodes MSIDSLPPLREVIERHDLMPKKSLGQNFLFDLNLTSKIARQAGDLRDQPVIEVGPGPGGLTRALLAQGAYVTAIERDDRCLEALAEIAAHYPGRLRIIAGDALEQDFTALFPEGPKPRIVANLPYNVGTQLLLNWLLVEPWPPFYSSMTLMFQREVAERIVAKLDSDHYGRLGVLAGWRTQAKIAFDVPPQAFTPPPKVMSSVVHIVPRETPLPCRAEALGQITQAAFGQRRKMLRQSLKSIGGAALLEKTGIDGTRRAETLSVEEFVALANACLP